The segment ATCCGATGTGCGCAATTCCCGCCATAAGCATCTGTCGGACACTGAAGTGAAAGAGCTGATCCAAAAAAGTCAAAAAGGGGACACGGAGGCACGGGACCGGCTGGTTCAGCATAACATCCGGCTCGTGTGGTCCGTGGTGCAACGTTTTCTGAACCGGGGCTATGAGGCGGAAGATCTCTTTCAAATCGGTTGTATCGGTCTCCTGAAAGCTGTGGATAAATTTGACCTCGCTTATGATGTGAAATTTTCCACTTATGCCGTGCCGATGATTATCGGAGAGATCCAACGATTTCTGCGGGATGATGGCATGGTGAAGGTTAGCCGCTCTCTCAAGGAGCTGTCCAACCGGATTCGCAAGGTGAAAGATGAGATGACGAAAGGGTTGGGCCGTTCCCCGACCATCCAGGAGTTGTCTGAAGAGATGGGGGTGACACCGGAGGAGATCGTGTTTGCCCAGGAAGCAAACCGCACACCCACCTCCATCCATGAGACCGTTTATGAGAATGACGGGGATCCGATCACCTTGATGGATCAGATTGCCGATGAAGAGGAAGAGGGCTGGTTTGACCGCATGGCTTTGAAAGAGGCGATCCGTCAGTTGGAAGAGAGAGAGCGCTTGATCGTATATCTTCGGTTCTTCAAGGATCAGACCCAGTCGGAAGTGGCACAACGGTTGGGGATTTCCCAAGTTCAGGTCTCCCGTTTGGAGAAAAAGATTATCCGCCGCATGCGGGATGCCATCGACGACGGTGAAGGCTGAGAAAAGGCAGGCACCCACGCGTGTGAATTAACCAGAAAATGGGCGGTGGAAGGGAGTCGTGTACTACCATAGCGAGACCTGAGAGCGAAGCGAACCAGGCGAGACTTGTGCCCTATGGATGTAACGGTCGCGTGGCAGCACACGACCTCTCACCCAAAGTATGGCTAACCAACACACCTAGAAGCATTGTGAAAAAGCCGTTCACAGGGAGGGTTGGGTTTCACATGGAGTGACTTTGGCTCGTAAGAACAACCGGAAGGTCATGTGAAACCCAACCCCGACCGCCTTCAAACGCACTAAATCACAATGCTTCTAGTAAGCACCCTTTTAAGAGGGTGCTTTTTTGTATGGAGACTTCGCAACGGTTACATACTACATGTGGGAGGGAGTGCCATGACTTCCAGGCAAGTGTTTATACAGATGAAAAAACGAATACTGGCTCGACCCGGCCAAGTTCTGCGGGTGGGGGACGTCTCCCGGGTGTTGGCGGAGGAAGATCGGGAACAGATCGAAAGTCTTCCCATCAGCCGGTTTGGTCCGGAAGAAGGAAACATGGCAGTGGTGGAACTGATGGATGTGGTCCGGATCATCCGCAGGGAATATCCCGCTGTGGATATTCGGACGGTGGGGCATCCTCAAGTGTTGATCGATTTGAAGAAAAACGGTCCCCGGCCCCGCTGGATCGCTGTGGCAGGGGTATGGTTGTTGCTGTTTGTCGGGTCGGGGCTGGCCATTATGAATTTCCACACGGATGTAAGTATGAAAGCGGTTCATGAACGTATCTATTACCTCATGACCGGAATGCACCAACCCCGGCCGTTGATTCTGCAAATCCCGTATTCATTGGGGATCGGTCTGGGCATGGTTTTGTTCTTTAATCACCTCTTCAAAAAGAAGTTCAATGATGAGCCCAGCCCGCTGGAACTGGAAGTTTTTATGTATCAGGAGAGTATCGATCAATATGTGATCGATCATGAGAAAACGAAAGGTCAAAAGCGCTCCCGTGTCCCTTCTGGTTGATTTGGCACTGGTTTTCATCGGATTGGCTGGGGGAGTTGCGGTGGGGAGCGGCTTGGTTGCGTTTCTGACCGTGTTGGATATCGTTCCTCGGCTGACAGTTCTCACCGACAGCCGACGACAGGTCCGTC is part of the Kroppenstedtia eburnea genome and harbors:
- the sigF gene encoding RNA polymerase sporulation sigma factor SigF, yielding MESDVRNSRHKHLSDTEVKELIQKSQKGDTEARDRLVQHNIRLVWSVVQRFLNRGYEAEDLFQIGCIGLLKAVDKFDLAYDVKFSTYAVPMIIGEIQRFLRDDGMVKVSRSLKELSNRIRKVKDEMTKGLGRSPTIQELSEEMGVTPEEIVFAQEANRTPTSIHETVYENDGDPITLMDQIADEEEEGWFDRMALKEAIRQLEERERLIVYLRFFKDQTQSEVAQRLGISQVQVSRLEKKIIRRMRDAIDDGEG
- a CDS encoding stage V sporulation protein AA, coding for MTSRQVFIQMKKRILARPGQVLRVGDVSRVLAEEDREQIESLPISRFGPEEGNMAVVELMDVVRIIRREYPAVDIRTVGHPQVLIDLKKNGPRPRWIAVAGVWLLLFVGSGLAIMNFHTDVSMKAVHERIYYLMTGMHQPRPLILQIPYSLGIGLGMVLFFNHLFKKKFNDEPSPLELEVFMYQESIDQYVIDHEKTKGQKRSRVPSG